The Rhizobium etli 8C-3 genome has a segment encoding these proteins:
- a CDS encoding ABC transporter substrate-binding protein, with product MQRKSKALLGLASTLMLSSALPNLAIADELTLCWAAWDPANALVELSKDFTAKTGTTMKFEFVPWTSYADRFLNELNSHGKLCDLIIGDSQWIGGSAENGHYVKLNDFFDKEGIKMDDFVPATVVGYSEWPKNTPNYWALPAMGDVVGWTYRKDWFERPELKKEFKEKYGADLVAPKTYGQLKQIAEFFQKREIDGKTVYGASIYTERGSEGITMGVTNVLYDWGFQYENPKKPYEMESFVNSPDAVKGLEFYKSLYDCCTPPGSSNVYMVESADAFKSGQVAMQMNFAFTWPGLYKDEKVGGDRIGFFPNPAEKAHFAQLGGQGISVVSYSDKKDAALQYIKWFAQADVQAKWWELGGFSCLNSVVNAPSFAGSQPYAQAFLDSMAIVKDFWAEPSYASLLQAMQKRVHNYVVAGNGTAQEALDGLVKDWTQVFEDDGKI from the coding sequence ATGCAAAGGAAATCGAAAGCCCTTCTCGGGCTGGCCTCGACGCTCATGCTGTCGTCGGCATTGCCCAACCTTGCAATAGCCGATGAACTGACACTGTGCTGGGCCGCCTGGGACCCCGCCAACGCGCTCGTGGAACTGTCAAAGGACTTCACGGCCAAGACCGGCACGACGATGAAGTTCGAGTTCGTCCCTTGGACGAGCTATGCCGATCGCTTTCTCAATGAACTCAACTCTCACGGCAAGCTCTGCGACCTGATTATCGGCGACAGCCAGTGGATCGGCGGTTCGGCGGAAAATGGCCACTACGTCAAGCTCAACGACTTTTTCGACAAGGAAGGCATCAAGATGGATGACTTCGTGCCGGCAACAGTCGTCGGTTACTCCGAATGGCCGAAGAACACCCCGAACTACTGGGCGCTTCCGGCGATGGGCGACGTTGTCGGCTGGACCTACCGCAAGGATTGGTTCGAGCGTCCCGAACTGAAAAAGGAATTCAAGGAGAAATATGGCGCGGATCTCGTCGCGCCGAAAACCTATGGTCAACTGAAGCAGATCGCCGAATTCTTCCAGAAGCGCGAAATTGACGGAAAGACCGTCTACGGCGCTTCGATCTATACCGAGCGCGGCTCGGAGGGCATTACGATGGGCGTGACCAACGTCCTTTATGATTGGGGTTTCCAATATGAAAACCCCAAGAAGCCCTACGAGATGGAAAGCTTCGTCAATTCACCCGACGCGGTAAAGGGCCTTGAATTCTACAAGTCCCTTTACGATTGCTGCACGCCGCCGGGCAGCTCAAACGTCTACATGGTCGAATCCGCGGATGCCTTCAAATCCGGGCAGGTCGCCATGCAGATGAATTTCGCCTTTACTTGGCCCGGCCTTTACAAGGATGAGAAGGTCGGCGGCGACCGCATCGGCTTCTTTCCTAATCCTGCCGAGAAGGCGCACTTTGCACAACTCGGCGGCCAAGGCATCTCGGTGGTTTCCTATTCCGACAAGAAGGACGCCGCGCTGCAATACATCAAGTGGTTCGCACAAGCTGATGTGCAGGCCAAGTGGTGGGAGCTCGGCGGCTTCTCCTGCTTGAATTCCGTCGTCAATGCACCCAGCTTCGCCGGCAGCCAGCCCTACGCCCAGGCGTTTCTGGACTCCATGGCAATCGTCAAGGATTTCTGGGCCGAACCGAGCTACGCTTCGCTTCTCCAGGCCATGCAGAAACGGGTTCATAATTATGTCGTTGCCGGCAATGGGACCGCTCAGGAAGCGCTCGACGGCTTGGTGAAGGATTGGACCCAGGTGTTCGAGGATGACGGCAAGATCTAG